In Halosimplex halophilum, the genomic stretch AACACGGCCGGATCGTGGCCGCGGTGGGCGACGGCGCCGACCCCCGGGTCCCGCCCGGGAACGCGGCGACGGGACCGGGCCGCTACTCCGGTTTCCAGTCGAGTTTGACGGTGAACGCCTCGCGGCTGCCCCGCAGCAGCGACGACATCTCGCGGACGCCGATCTCCATGCCGATCTCGTCCGGCGGCGCGAGGTGGACGGTGCGGTTGTTCACGTTCACGTCGAAGGAGCCGTCGCCGCGCAGGTCCGCGGCGATCGACTCCAGCTTGTCGGCGGCCTCGTCGCGGGTCATGTCCAGTTCTTCCAGCTCTTTCGCCATACCGGACCTCGGGAACCGCCGGGGAAAAGTAACGGGC encodes the following:
- a CDS encoding amphi-Trp domain-containing protein — protein: MAKELEELDMTRDEAADKLESIAADLRGDGSFDVNVNNRTVHLAPPDEIGMEIGVREMSSLLRGSREAFTVKLDWKPE